Proteins from a single region of Polynucleobacter sp. KF022:
- a CDS encoding sodium-dependent bicarbonate transport family permease yields MTNFLDPAILFFIFGVFAGSVKSNLEIPPQISRFLSLYLLMALGLKGGFALHKSGFTAEIAFSLGLAVFLAVIIPIIGYWILRRKLSAFDAAAIAATYGSVSAVTFITATQYLDQFNIAYGGHMAAAMALMESPAIILAIVLANKARAAMSTGSSIKNEATGISKILHESFTDGAQLLLLGSMVVALVSGDSGQKLMAPFSIDLFKGMLAFFLLDMGLMAARNFKGLRGKPPITLLYAIGSPLSHALLALALCKLIGLPLGNTILLMVLASSASYIAVPAVLRHALPEVNPALYMGMSLGITFPFNIILGIPLYTLIATQLL; encoded by the coding sequence ATGACTAATTTTCTAGACCCTGCGATCCTATTTTTTATCTTTGGTGTATTTGCAGGATCCGTAAAGTCTAACCTCGAAATTCCTCCGCAGATTTCTCGGTTTTTATCGCTTTATTTGTTAATGGCTCTGGGACTGAAAGGCGGCTTTGCACTTCATAAGTCCGGATTTACCGCTGAGATCGCCTTCTCATTAGGCTTGGCAGTATTTCTTGCCGTCATCATCCCTATCATTGGCTACTGGATTTTAAGAAGAAAGCTTAGCGCATTTGATGCTGCTGCAATTGCCGCCACTTATGGTTCGGTAAGCGCCGTTACCTTTATTACCGCTACACAATATTTAGATCAGTTCAATATTGCTTATGGTGGTCATATGGCAGCAGCGATGGCGCTCATGGAGTCCCCTGCCATTATTTTGGCCATTGTCCTTGCCAATAAAGCCAGGGCAGCCATGTCAACAGGCTCGAGCATAAAAAACGAGGCTACCGGTATATCTAAAATACTGCATGAGTCTTTCACCGATGGAGCCCAATTACTACTACTGGGATCAATGGTAGTGGCCCTGGTGAGTGGAGACTCAGGGCAAAAGTTAATGGCGCCTTTTTCAATTGATCTCTTTAAGGGGATGCTGGCTTTCTTTTTGTTAGACATGGGACTCATGGCTGCCAGAAACTTCAAGGGCTTAAGAGGTAAGCCACCAATTACTTTACTCTACGCAATTGGCTCACCACTATCACATGCCCTATTAGCGCTTGCGCTCTGCAAATTAATTGGACTCCCGCTAGGCAACACTATATTGCTGATGGTGCTGGCATCTAGCGCATCATATATTGCGGTACCAGCGGTTTTACGTCATGCCTTACCTGAAGTGAACCCTGCCCTCTATATGGGAATGTCCTTGGGGATTACTTTCCCGTTCAATATTATTTTAGGCATTCCGCTTTACACCCTGATTGCCACCCAATTGCTATAA
- a CDS encoding HNH endonuclease signature motif containing protein has product MIGKIRQKLIALDRPVVQKSPEIICPICDRPIPASQRDAHHLVPKSKGGKITEYLHRICHKQIHALFTETELAQQYHHAQILREHSEMKKFIQWVASKPNDFYEKTRKSARLKSGK; this is encoded by the coding sequence ATGATTGGAAAAATTCGTCAAAAATTAATTGCCTTGGATCGGCCTGTTGTACAAAAGTCCCCGGAAATTATTTGCCCCATCTGTGACCGCCCAATCCCTGCATCCCAGAGGGACGCACATCATCTCGTCCCCAAATCAAAGGGCGGCAAAATAACTGAATATCTACACCGCATTTGCCACAAGCAAATACATGCTTTATTTACCGAAACTGAATTAGCCCAGCAGTACCATCACGCCCAGATCCTAAGAGAGCACTCGGAGATGAAGAAATTTATTCAATGGGTGGCAAGCAAGCCCAATGACTTTTATGAAAAGACGCGTAAAAGTGCCCGCCTAAAATCAGGCAAATAG
- a CDS encoding TIGR03643 family protein, which yields MSKSVTLSEPDLSRLIEMAWEDRTPFDAIEKSFGLGEPQVIAIMRRELKRSSFELWRKRVTGRATKHSALRSEDVTRAYCPTQYKSK from the coding sequence GTGTCAAAATCCGTAACCCTCTCCGAACCTGATTTATCTCGCCTCATAGAAATGGCCTGGGAGGATCGCACCCCATTTGACGCTATTGAGAAAAGCTTTGGCCTTGGTGAGCCCCAAGTGATTGCCATTATGCGCAGAGAGCTCAAGCGAAGCTCATTTGAGCTCTGGCGCAAAAGAGTGACTGGGCGAGCAACCAAACATAGCGCTTTGCGCAGTGAAGATGTCACGCGAGCTTATTGCCCAACGCAATATAAAAGTAAATGA
- a CDS encoding alpha/beta hydrolase yields the protein MLPCIEIETSPNPTAAVIWLHGLGADGNDFVPIIPELKLTGCPGIRFVFPSAPSMPVTVNGGYVMPAWYDIIGRNLMDQEDAAGIQKSAASIVELIEKEASRGIAYDKIVIAGFSQGCALALHIGLRFPHKLAGIIALSGYLPLAMSANIEKHSANSSTPIFMAHGTYDPVVTLDRAQASHALLEKMGYQVDWNEYPMEHSVNPEELMDISRFLQQVLKTT from the coding sequence ATGCTCCCATGCATTGAAATAGAAACCAGCCCAAACCCAACAGCAGCGGTAATCTGGCTCCATGGTCTTGGTGCCGATGGCAATGATTTCGTTCCCATCATTCCTGAATTAAAACTCACCGGATGCCCAGGGATTCGCTTTGTATTTCCTAGTGCACCCAGTATGCCCGTCACCGTCAATGGTGGCTATGTGATGCCAGCTTGGTACGACATCATCGGCAGAAATCTCATGGATCAAGAAGATGCAGCGGGTATTCAAAAATCAGCAGCATCCATTGTTGAGCTCATTGAAAAAGAAGCGAGCCGAGGTATTGCATACGACAAAATTGTGATTGCGGGCTTTTCACAAGGCTGTGCGCTGGCTTTACATATTGGTTTACGTTTTCCACATAAGTTGGCAGGCATCATCGCTTTGTCAGGTTACTTACCTCTTGCAATGAGTGCCAATATAGAAAAACATTCAGCCAATTCCAGCACCCCTATTTTTATGGCACACGGGACTTATGACCCAGTGGTGACCCTAGATCGAGCACAAGCGTCTCATGCTCTGCTTGAAAAGATGGGATATCAAGTCGACTGGAACGAATATCCAATGGAGCACTCCGTCAATCCTGAAGAACTTATGGATATCTCGCGCTTTTTACAGCAAGTTCTAAAAACTACATAA
- a CDS encoding DUF2256 domain-containing protein has protein sequence MTKTSFKGNKSFLPSKVCVVCKKEMTWRKSWAKNWQSVKYCSDACRNKKIS, from the coding sequence ATGACTAAGACATCATTCAAAGGAAATAAAAGTTTCCTCCCAAGCAAAGTTTGTGTTGTATGCAAAAAAGAGATGACCTGGAGAAAGTCTTGGGCAAAAAACTGGCAATCAGTAAAGTATTGTTCAGATGCCTGTAGAAATAAAAAAATTTCATAG
- a CDS encoding glutathione S-transferase, with product MILYSYRRCPYAMRARMTLKYANIEFEHREIELRNKPQSMLLVSPKGTVPVLCMGDEVLDQSVDIMRWAIDQSDPAGWGNVDDAIAQAWIEKNDGPFKALLDQYKYPNRFPELNQEAALEQALQIMLLPMEQSLQATEYLLGDQMTWVDIAIFPFVRQFSMVDVNQFEQLPIPATKRWLAQHLESELFNSVMHKHPVWRD from the coding sequence ATGATTTTGTATTCCTATCGCAGATGCCCTTATGCAATGCGTGCTCGCATGACCTTAAAGTACGCGAACATTGAGTTTGAACACCGTGAAATTGAGTTGCGCAATAAGCCTCAATCCATGTTGCTGGTGTCTCCCAAGGGTACGGTGCCAGTTCTTTGTATGGGTGATGAGGTTCTGGATCAAAGTGTCGATATTATGCGATGGGCTATCGATCAATCTGACCCTGCTGGATGGGGAAATGTTGATGATGCTATTGCACAAGCTTGGATTGAAAAAAATGATGGGCCGTTTAAAGCTCTACTTGATCAATATAAGTATCCTAATCGCTTTCCAGAGCTAAACCAAGAAGCGGCTTTAGAACAGGCACTGCAAATTATGCTACTGCCCATGGAGCAATCCTTGCAAGCGACTGAATACTTGCTGGGCGATCAGATGACTTGGGTAGATATCGCGATCTTTCCCTTTGTGAGACAGTTTTCCATGGTGGATGTAAATCAATTTGAGCAATTGCCGATACCAGCCACTAAAAGATGGTTGGCTCAACATCTTGAATCTGAATTATTTAACTCGGTTATGCACAAGCACCCAGTCTGGCGGGATTAG
- a CDS encoding DUF6671 family protein, with product MGIFSKRSVSLLTKHGKEKVIAEVLGAQASCFVIQTDAYDTDLLGTFTQETPRYGSQLDAARKKAAIGMELLKLDLGLANEGAFVNDPYAGIMPWNNELIVLVDQQHQLEITGFSSGPAQNENGYISHWEELTKFADSALFPSHYLVVKPTDEYHPQSRKGIQDLAELKDAFEWAKGLSSKGIVYVENDLRAFANPTRMENIRKAAIDLANKMNSACPECSTPGFWITDVKRGLPCNACGLATDEEIAKIWSCLKCGYQETEGMKVLKFADPSKCKHCNP from the coding sequence ATGGGCATCTTTTCTAAACGGTCAGTTAGTCTTTTAACGAAGCATGGCAAAGAAAAAGTGATTGCTGAGGTACTCGGTGCTCAAGCCTCTTGTTTTGTAATACAAACAGACGCATATGACACTGATTTATTGGGCACCTTTACACAAGAAACTCCTCGATACGGCTCGCAGCTTGATGCCGCTAGAAAAAAGGCCGCTATCGGAATGGAGTTACTGAAGCTGGACTTAGGCTTGGCGAATGAAGGCGCGTTTGTTAATGATCCCTATGCTGGCATCATGCCCTGGAATAATGAATTGATAGTTTTAGTAGATCAGCAGCACCAGTTAGAAATTACTGGTTTTTCTAGTGGTCCAGCACAAAATGAGAATGGCTATATAAGCCACTGGGAAGAGCTCACAAAATTTGCTGACTCTGCACTCTTTCCTTCGCATTATTTAGTAGTAAAGCCAACCGATGAATATCACCCCCAATCTAGAAAAGGGATTCAAGATTTAGCAGAGCTGAAAGATGCCTTTGAATGGGCGAAAGGTCTGTCTTCAAAGGGTATTGTGTATGTAGAAAATGATTTACGTGCGTTTGCCAATCCAACCCGCATGGAAAACATACGCAAAGCTGCGATTGATTTAGCAAACAAAATGAATTCAGCCTGTCCCGAATGCAGTACACCCGGATTTTGGATCACAGATGTGAAACGGGGGCTTCCATGTAACGCCTGTGGACTAGCAACAGATGAAGAAATAGCCAAAATCTGGAGCTGCCTTAAATGTGGCTATCAAGAAACTGAGGGAATGAAAGTTCTGAAGTTTGCAGACCCCTCAAAATGCAAGCACTGCAATCCTTAG
- a CDS encoding sulfite exporter TauE/SafE family protein, producing the protein MFDVILPSIIQSFHAHAFTFFVFAVMSVIIVGVSKSGFGAGLGILSLPLMASQSSINEALAILLPLLIAIDLVGMRRFIRNANWRILKIISPPAIVGLLLGMVFFTAITPQVLTLSIGIFTLLFLIQNLAMSRMDMQETKSYPWLGRAMGLISGFTSFVAHIGGPPITVYMLRERLLPMAYTSTLGIFFTIINFGKLGPYAYLDLLNYQQLATSIILLPCVPIGVYFGFYLAKKISMKWYYRTVRFFLLIASIKLIADGLM; encoded by the coding sequence ATGTTTGATGTGATCCTACCTTCGATAATTCAATCGTTTCATGCACATGCATTCACATTTTTTGTGTTTGCAGTCATGAGCGTGATTATTGTTGGGGTATCAAAGAGTGGCTTTGGAGCTGGGCTTGGTATTCTGTCGCTACCCTTGATGGCAAGTCAATCCAGTATTAATGAAGCACTGGCTATTTTGCTACCACTGCTGATTGCAATCGATTTAGTTGGTATGCGCAGATTTATTCGCAATGCTAATTGGCGGATTTTGAAAATTATTTCTCCACCAGCGATTGTGGGACTTTTATTGGGAATGGTTTTCTTTACTGCTATTACTCCGCAGGTGCTGACGCTCTCAATCGGTATTTTTACCTTACTCTTTTTAATTCAGAACCTAGCTATGTCGCGCATGGATATGCAAGAGACCAAGTCTTATCCCTGGCTTGGGCGCGCAATGGGGTTGATCTCTGGCTTTACTTCTTTTGTTGCGCATATCGGTGGGCCGCCAATTACGGTCTACATGTTGAGAGAGAGGCTATTGCCAATGGCGTACACATCAACCTTGGGAATCTTTTTCACCATTATTAATTTTGGGAAGTTGGGGCCATATGCATATTTGGATCTGCTGAACTACCAGCAGCTAGCAACTTCCATCATCTTATTGCCTTGCGTGCCTATTGGTGTCTACTTTGGCTTTTATTTAGCAAAAAAAATCTCCATGAAATGGTATTACCGAACTGTGAGATTCTTTTTGCTGATTGCTAGTATTAAGTTGATTGCTGATGGGCTTATGTAG
- a CDS encoding cryptochrome/photolyase family protein, with protein sequence MKHPKRLILILGDQLDLQSSALRDLDSQADQIIMIESANEAQYVWSHKAKIALFLSAMRHFAVELEKQGYPLTYIKSSPLPIVEVLREQILKNKVKCLVCIEPGEWRLKQELEALAKELGIELEMREDEHFYCSRQEFVEWAANKKEFRLEYFYRLMRKRHNILVDREGNPDGGQWNFDQDNRKPYPKKGPGIIDAPASFAVDAITQEVLDWVQKTYPDHPGSLESFHWPVTREQAVQALEYFVEYRLRNFGVYQDAMWTDTPFGWHSILSSALNLKLLNPREVVDAVLLAWRKYSLDLSTIEGFIRQILGWREFVRGMYYLDMPKMAQDNFYQHERSLPKWYWTGRTQMACMKDAIGQTLQYGYAHHIQRLMVTGNFALLAEILPQEVCEWYLAIYVDAIEWVELPNTAGMALFANGGRFTSKPYIASGAYIKRMSNYCGSCKYKPEVRYGEEACPITTLYWNFLIKHRDQFEASPRTRLMTANLKRISDEDQKEITLHAQKILNQLNDL encoded by the coding sequence ATGAAGCATCCTAAGCGCCTCATTTTGATCTTGGGTGATCAGCTTGATTTGCAGAGCTCTGCCCTGAGGGATCTCGATTCACAAGCAGATCAAATCATCATGATCGAGTCGGCTAACGAGGCGCAGTATGTTTGGTCGCATAAAGCCAAAATTGCCTTATTTCTATCTGCAATGCGTCACTTTGCAGTTGAGCTAGAAAAGCAGGGCTATCCACTTACTTATATTAAAAGTTCCCCGCTGCCAATTGTTGAGGTCCTGAGAGAGCAAATCCTAAAAAATAAAGTGAAGTGCTTGGTTTGTATTGAGCCCGGCGAATGGCGTCTCAAGCAGGAGCTTGAGGCATTAGCTAAAGAACTTGGCATTGAATTAGAAATGCGGGAGGATGAGCATTTTTATTGTTCCCGCCAAGAGTTTGTAGAGTGGGCAGCAAATAAAAAAGAGTTCAGGCTGGAGTATTTCTATCGCCTGATGCGTAAGCGGCACAATATATTGGTGGACCGAGAGGGTAATCCTGATGGCGGGCAGTGGAACTTTGATCAAGATAACCGGAAGCCCTATCCAAAAAAGGGTCCGGGCATTATTGATGCTCCAGCATCATTTGCAGTTGATGCCATTACGCAAGAAGTGCTGGACTGGGTTCAAAAGACTTACCCAGATCATCCAGGATCCCTGGAGTCATTTCATTGGCCCGTGACGAGGGAGCAAGCGGTTCAGGCCCTGGAATATTTTGTGGAATACCGCTTAAGAAACTTCGGCGTTTATCAAGATGCAATGTGGACAGATACGCCATTTGGATGGCACTCTATTTTATCGAGTGCATTAAATCTCAAGTTGCTTAATCCTCGTGAAGTAGTAGATGCAGTTCTGCTTGCTTGGAGAAAGTATTCCCTAGACCTCTCGACGATTGAAGGCTTTATTCGTCAGATACTTGGCTGGCGTGAATTCGTGCGCGGTATGTATTACCTAGATATGCCAAAGATGGCACAAGATAACTTCTATCAGCATGAGCGTTCACTACCAAAGTGGTACTGGACCGGGCGGACACAAATGGCTTGCATGAAAGATGCGATTGGCCAAACCCTGCAATACGGCTATGCGCACCATATTCAGCGTTTAATGGTGACGGGCAACTTCGCGCTTTTGGCAGAAATTCTCCCGCAGGAAGTATGTGAGTGGTATTTAGCAATTTATGTCGATGCGATCGAATGGGTTGAGCTTCCCAATACAGCAGGCATGGCTTTGTTTGCTAATGGGGGTCGATTTACAAGCAAGCCGTATATAGCCAGTGGTGCCTATATCAAGCGCATGAGTAACTATTGCGGCTCCTGTAAATATAAGCCTGAGGTACGCTATGGAGAAGAGGCATGCCCAATCACCACTTTATATTGGAATTTTTTGATCAAGCATCGAGATCAGTTTGAGGCTAGCCCAAGGACGCGGCTAATGACAGCTAATCTGAAACGAATTAGTGATGAAGATCAAAAAGAAATTACGCTCCATGCTCAGAAAATATTAAACCAGCTTAATGACCTTTAA